AATTCCGTTTGTCAGATTTCAAGGGCAAAGATCCCGTCGTCCTGGTGTTCAACCGCGGGTTTACCTGACCGTACTGCCGTGGGCACATGGCGCAGTTGCGCCAGCAGTACAACGAGTTCACCAGGCGTGGGATCGAGTTGGTTGCCATCGGGCCGGAGGATCCTGCCCAATTTGCCAAATGGTGGAAAGAGCACGATATGCCGTTTCGCGGACTTGCCGACGGCCCTGAACATAAGGTGGCAACGCTATATGCTCAGAAGATCAAACTGCTTATCGGGCGGATGCCGGCTCTACTGATAGTTGATAGGGAAGGCAGAATCCGCTATTCGCACTATGGCGAGTCGATGAGTGACATTTCTTCGGCCGAAGAAGTTCTTTCAATCCTCGACCAGCTCGCTCAAGAATCTCCCGGCTCAACCGTCGAGAGCCTTTCTCACGCTTGAAATGAATTCATTTAGTTGATCTAACAATGGGTCTCGCTCCACCAGCTGCAACAGCTTGCTCCCGATAATGACGCCGTCCGCACAATTGGCGATTGCTTTCGCTTGGTCCGGCGACGATATACCGAAACCCACCGCGATGGGCTGTTTAGCCTGGGTTCTAACCCTGGCGATAAACTCAGGCAGGTAATCCGGCACGGTATCGCGCGCGCCGGTGATCCCGGCAACCGAGGTCAAGTAGATAAAGCCCTCGGATTTTTCCGTAACAACTGAGATGCGGTCTGCCGTGCTCGTCGGCGCCAGAAGGTAGATCAAATCCAAGCTACATGGGACGGCTGCCTCGGCGAGATCCCCGGATTCTTCAGGCGGCAGGTCGGGAATGATCAAACCGTTAACACCGGCGTCCTGGCAGTCCCGGCAGAAGCGCTGAATTCCATAGTTCAGGATGGGGTTGTAATATCCCATGAACACTAATGGGATGTTGATTTCGCGCCGCAACTGCGAAGCGATTTCGATGCAAGCTGCGGGCGTGATGCCGTTCTGCAGCGCATGGTGGCTCGCTGCCTGAATAACGGGACCATCGCCAATTGGATCAGAGAAAGGAATGCCCAGTTCGATGATGTCGCAGCCGGCTTTTTCCAGCGTTTTCGCCGCTCGGACGGTCGTTCCGATATCGGGGTAGCCCACGGTTAAATAACCGATAAGCACTTTTCGACTGGCAAATTTCGATGATATGCGGCTCATATTTCCACCCCTAATGCGTTCACCACTATATCCATATCTTTGTCTCCGCGGCCAGAGAGGCAGACCAAAATTGTTTGATCCTCACTTAACGTCGGTGCCAGTTTAACTGCCTGGGCGATGGCATGAGATGACTCCATCGCCGGCAGGATACCTTCCGTCTCGGAGAGCAATCTGAAGGCGGCCAATGCTTCATCGTCATTCACCGAGACATATTCGGCGCGGTGGCTGTCTTTCAAACAACTGTGTTCAGGACCGACACCTGGGTAGTCCAGTCCGGCTGAAATACTGTGGGTTTCGGCTACCTGGCCGTATTGATCCTGCATGAGATAAGACCTTGCTCCATGGAGGACTCCCGGCCGACCGGCTGAAAGAGTAGCGGCGTGTTTGTCAGTGTTCAAGCCTGAACCACCGGCTTCGACTCCGATGAGCTTCACTGAAGTATCACCGATAAACGGGTAAAACATGCCCATGGCATTGCTGCCCCCGCCCACGCACGCAACCGCGTAGTCCGGTAATCTGCCGGTTTCCGCAATCATCTGCTCCCGCGACTCTTTTCCGATCACTGACTGAAAGTCTCTGACCATCATCGGGTAGGGGTGCGGCCCGACCACCGATCCAATGAGATAGTAGCTGTCCTGGGGATGGCTCACCCAGTCCCGCATGGCTTCGTTGATGGCGTCCTTGAGTGTCCGCGATCCGGAAGGCACTGGCCGCACCACGGTGCCCATGAGTTTCATTCGGAAAACATTCAAAGCCTGGCGTTTGATGTCGTCCTCTCCCATGTAGACCACGCCCTGCAGCCCGAGCATAGCACACACCGCCGCCGTGGCTACGCCATGCTGTCCAGCGCCCGTCTCGGCGATAATCCGTTTTTTACCCAGGCGTTTGGCCAAAAGGCCTTGACCCAAGGCGTTGTTGATTTTGTGCGATCCGGTGTGAGCCAGGTCTTCGCGCTTGAGATAGATCTTTGCGCCGCCAAGACTCGCGGACAGGTTTTTGGCGTAATAAAGTGGCGTTGCCCGGCCTGCGTAGTTGGTTAGAAGTGCATCGAGTTCCTGTTGGAACGAAGGATCGTTCTTGACTGCGTCGTAACCCAACGCCAAATCGGCCAGCGCAGGTACAAGGGTCTCCGGCACGTAGCGCCCCCCATACTCACCAAAATATCCACGTTTATCGGGTAACATTTTCGGCTCCTTTTAATTTGGCATCAGTTTTCCTGACGGCACTGATGAAATCTCGTATTTTCTTCGGATCTTTGCGATGGTTGGTCTCAACTCCGCTCGAAACATCCACCCCCCAAGGATGGTAGCGCAACACCAATTCTTCAACATTTTCCGGGGTCAATCCGCCGGCCACAATTACTTGATTCGAAAGATCAAGCCCCTCGAGTGCAGCCCAGTCAAATAACTTTCCGGAGCCGCCAAACAAACCGTGAGCGCCTGAATCAAAAAGGTGGATGGTATCGGCCACAGTAAGTGTTTTGATCTCGGGGATTTTGAAGCCTTGAACAATGCGGGTGGCTTTAATGATCGGTGTTTTGATATTCCGGCAGTAATCTTCATCCTCGTCACCCGAGAGTTGAACCCGATCTAAGTGGCAACTGTCTGCGATCTGATTGACCTCAGACGCCGGGGTGTTGACGAAGACTCCGACAATTTCAGGTCGTCTTCGCTGGGACAAGAGATACTCCGTAATCTCCTTCGCTTGGTCTTCAGTCACCCGGCGGCGGCTCTTGGCAAAGACCAGCCCGATGAAATCCGCCCCGAGCTGGGAACAGAGAGATGCCGGTTCAATATCGGTGATGCCGCAAATCTTAATTCGGGTCATGCCGTCAATTCCTTGAGTTTACGTGCGATATCCGGTGCGGTCATCAGTGCCTCGCCGACCAGTGCGGCATTCACTCCCAGCCGTTTCAGGTATTCGATACCTTCACCATTCGATATGCCACTTTCGCTGACCACCAGTCTGTCGCTTGGGATCAACGGTCTCAGTCTTGCGGTTGTTTTCAAGTCTACACGGAATGTTTTCAAGTCCCGATTGTTGATACCGATTATCCTGGCGCCGGATTCGACCGCTGTTTTGATCTCGGTTTCATCATGGGTTTCAGCCAACACCGCCATCCCAAGTGAATGGCTCAATTCCAACAATGAACTGAGCTCTAAGGGGGATAAAATAGCCACGATTAGCAAGATGGTGTCAGCGCCCAAAGCCCGGGCTTCGTAGACCTGGTAGGGATCGATAATAAAGTCCTTCCGCAGCAATGGCGGTCGGTTTTTGCCCAGGTCTGTTGCTATGGGTTTTAGATAGTCGGGGCTGCCCTGGAAATACTTCTCTTCGGTCAGAACTGAAATGGCAGCCGCGCCTCCTAACGCATATTCGCGTGCGATTTTCACTGGATCGAAATCAGCCTTAATCATGCCTTTGGACGGTGATGCCTTTTTGACCTCGGCAATGATTTTCACCGTGTCCCCGACAAGCGCTCCGGCTAAATCTAGCGGCGGTGGCTGGCTCCCGGCCTGTTGAACGATATCACTCAGCGGGATGCTGTGTTTTCGTTGTTCGGTAGCGATTTTTGTCGCCGCTACGATTTCATTAAGCAGCACGGCGCATCTCCAGCATCTGCGTTACTTCGATGAATTTTTCCAGTTTAGCCAGCGCCTTGCCGCTGTCGATAGCGTCAAGCGCCAGAGTCACTCCTTCTCCGAGAGTTTGGGCCCGATTGGATGCTAACAGCGCCGCAGCGGCGTTCAACCCCGCCGCGTCGCGGAACGCCCCGGTCTCTCCCTGGAACATTCGCAACATTGCGGCGGCGTTCCACCGTGCATCGCCGCCTCTGACCTCATCCAGGGAGTAACGCGGCAATCCGAAGTCTTCTGGTGCTATGGTGTAAAGATGCAATTCGTCATTGATCAATTCGCAAACGTGTGTTTGTCCAGTAACCGTAAGCTCATCCAAGCCCTCGCCGTGGACGACGAGCGAATGAGTTCCGCCCAGGGCTCGAAGCGTTGCCGCCATTTTCAGCACCAGGTCCTTATTTGGCACGCCGATAACTTGTGAGGACGCGCCGGCAGGATTGCACAATGGTCCCAGCAGGTTGAAGACAGTCCTGATGCCGATCTCCTTGCGAGGCGGTCCGGCATGTTTCATTGCCGGGTGGAAGACAGGAGCGAACATGAAAGCAACGCCGACTTTGTCCAAGCACTCAGCCACTTCGACGGGTGTCAGGTTGATCCTGACTCCCAGCGCTTCGAGGACATCGGCGCTGCCGCATTTTGAGGACATGGCTCGATTGCCGTGTTTTGCCACCCTGGCCCCACATGCGGCCGCAACAATCGCCGCGGCGGTCGAGATGTTGAGTGTGCCTGCCCCATCTCCCCCAGTGCCACAGGTGTCAACGACCGGACCTCCGGAAGCAACGGGCAGGGCTTTGGCTCGCATCGTCCGGGCCAGTCCAACCATCTCACCGATGGTTTCTCCTTTGCAGCGCAGGGCAGTGACAAAGGCGCCGAATTGGGCAGGTGTCGCCTGACCGTCCATGATTTCAGCCATTACGGCGGAAGCCTCGTCGGCTGAAAGTGACTTTCCGGTCACCAGTGTTTCGATCGCTTCTTTGATCATTTTGAATCTCCTTCAAGGAAGTTGCGCAGAATGTCATGACCGTGTTCCGACATGAATGATTCCGGGTGGAACTGGACGCCCTGCACCGGGTACTGCCGGTGTTTTAGACCCATGATTTCTCCGTCGTTTGTCCAGGCGGTCACCTCGAGGCAATCAGG
This is a stretch of genomic DNA from Dehalogenimonas etheniformans. It encodes these proteins:
- a CDS encoding peroxiredoxin family protein — translated: MVQPLDSDTAKVAPDFVLKDTAGQEFRLSDFKGKDPVVLVFNRGFTUPYCRGHMAQLRQQYNEFTRRGIELVAIGPEDPAQFAKWWKEHDMPFRGLADGPEHKVATLYAQKIKLLIGRMPALLIVDREGRIRYSHYGESMSDISSAEEVLSILDQLAQESPGSTVESLSHA
- the trpA gene encoding tryptophan synthase subunit alpha, whose amino-acid sequence is MSRISSKFASRKVLIGYLTVGYPDIGTTVRAAKTLEKAGCDIIELGIPFSDPIGDGPVIQAASHHALQNGITPAACIEIASQLRREINIPLVFMGYYNPILNYGIQRFCRDCQDAGVNGLIIPDLPPEESGDLAEAAVPCSLDLIYLLAPTSTADRISVVTEKSEGFIYLTSVAGITGARDTVPDYLPEFIARVRTQAKQPIAVGFGISSPDQAKAIANCADGVIIGSKLLQLVERDPLLDQLNEFISSVRKALDG
- the trpB gene encoding tryptophan synthase subunit beta translates to MLPDKRGYFGEYGGRYVPETLVPALADLALGYDAVKNDPSFQQELDALLTNYAGRATPLYYAKNLSASLGGAKIYLKREDLAHTGSHKINNALGQGLLAKRLGKKRIIAETGAGQHGVATAAVCAMLGLQGVVYMGEDDIKRQALNVFRMKLMGTVVRPVPSGSRTLKDAINEAMRDWVSHPQDSYYLIGSVVGPHPYPMMVRDFQSVIGKESREQMIAETGRLPDYAVACVGGGSNAMGMFYPFIGDTSVKLIGVEAGGSGLNTDKHAATLSAGRPGVLHGARSYLMQDQYGQVAETHSISAGLDYPGVGPEHSCLKDSHRAEYVSVNDDEALAAFRLLSETEGILPAMESSHAIAQAVKLAPTLSEDQTILVCLSGRGDKDMDIVVNALGVEI
- a CDS encoding phosphoribosylanthranilate isomerase; translation: MTRIKICGITDIEPASLCSQLGADFIGLVFAKSRRRVTEDQAKEITEYLLSQRRRPEIVGVFVNTPASEVNQIADSCHLDRVQLSGDEDEDYCRNIKTPIIKATRIVQGFKIPEIKTLTVADTIHLFDSGAHGLFGGSGKLFDWAALEGLDLSNQVIVAGGLTPENVEELVLRYHPWGVDVSSGVETNHRKDPKKIRDFISAVRKTDAKLKGAENVTR
- the trpC gene encoding indole-3-glycerol phosphate synthase TrpC; protein product: MLLNEIVAATKIATEQRKHSIPLSDIVQQAGSQPPPLDLAGALVGDTVKIIAEVKKASPSKGMIKADFDPVKIAREYALGGAAAISVLTEEKYFQGSPDYLKPIATDLGKNRPPLLRKDFIIDPYQVYEARALGADTILLIVAILSPLELSSLLELSHSLGMAVLAETHDETEIKTAVESGARIIGINNRDLKTFRVDLKTTARLRPLIPSDRLVVSESGISNGEGIEYLKRLGVNAALVGEALMTAPDIARKLKELTA
- the trpD gene encoding anthranilate phosphoribosyltransferase → MIKEAIETLVTGKSLSADEASAVMAEIMDGQATPAQFGAFVTALRCKGETIGEMVGLARTMRAKALPVASGGPVVDTCGTGGDGAGTLNISTAAAIVAAACGARVAKHGNRAMSSKCGSADVLEALGVRINLTPVEVAECLDKVGVAFMFAPVFHPAMKHAGPPRKEIGIRTVFNLLGPLCNPAGASSQVIGVPNKDLVLKMAATLRALGGTHSLVVHGEGLDELTVTGQTHVCELINDELHLYTIAPEDFGLPRYSLDEVRGGDARWNAAAMLRMFQGETGAFRDAAGLNAAAALLASNRAQTLGEGVTLALDAIDSGKALAKLEKFIEVTQMLEMRRAA